Proteins encoded in a region of the Pseudomonas shahriarae genome:
- the dapF gene encoding diaminopimelate epimerase: MLLRFTKMHGLGNDFMVLDLVSQHAHILPKHAKLWGDRHTGIGFDQLLIVEAPSNPEVDFRYRIFNSDGSEVEQCGNGARCFARFVLDKRLTAKRQIRVETKSGIIELDIRSDGQISVDMGAPRLVPADIPFQAEAQALSYPLDVDGTVVEVAAVSMGNPHAVLRVNDINNAPVHELGPKIEHHPRFPARVNVGFLQVIDRSRAQLRVWERGAGETQACGTGACAAAVAAISQGWMDSPLLIDLPGGRLSIEWAGPGQPVKMTGPASRVYEGQVRL; this comes from the coding sequence ATGCTGCTGCGTTTTACCAAGATGCACGGCCTGGGCAATGACTTTATGGTCCTTGACCTGGTCAGCCAGCACGCGCATATCCTGCCCAAGCACGCCAAGCTGTGGGGCGACCGCCATACCGGCATCGGCTTCGATCAGTTGCTGATCGTCGAGGCGCCAAGCAATCCGGAGGTGGATTTCCGTTACCGGATCTTCAACTCCGACGGTTCCGAAGTGGAACAGTGCGGCAACGGTGCGCGCTGCTTCGCCCGGTTCGTGCTGGACAAGCGCCTGACCGCCAAACGGCAGATTCGCGTCGAGACCAAAAGCGGCATTATCGAGCTGGATATCCGCAGCGACGGCCAGATCAGCGTCGACATGGGCGCCCCGCGCCTGGTGCCGGCCGATATTCCGTTCCAGGCTGAGGCCCAGGCCTTGAGTTATCCACTGGATGTCGACGGCACTGTGGTCGAGGTGGCCGCTGTGTCCATGGGCAACCCCCATGCGGTGCTGCGGGTCAACGACATCAACAATGCGCCGGTGCATGAACTGGGACCGAAGATCGAACATCACCCGCGCTTTCCGGCGCGGGTCAACGTCGGCTTCCTGCAGGTCATCGACCGCTCCCGTGCGCAATTGCGCGTGTGGGAACGCGGCGCCGGGGAAACCCAGGCTTGTGGCACCGGCGCTTGCGCCGCCGCCGTGGCTGCGATCAGCCAGGGCTGGATGGATTCGCCCCTGTTGATCGACCTGCCCGGCGGACGCCTGTCCATCGAATGGGCAGGCCCAGGCCAACCGGTGAAGATGACCGGCCCGGCATCCCGTGTATACGAAGGACAGGTCCGTCTATGA
- a CDS encoding ABC transporter six-transmembrane domain-containing protein, whose product MPSTTPQILIEESKKIGQQSASQTLKAIAKAYPGKLFCTLSLVALENALLLAYPLFAGFAVDSILRGDASSALFYAAVVMAFWVVGAARRALDTRTFTRIYADLAVPVILNQRLQNHSTSKAAARVVLARDFVDFFEKHVPVIATALVSIVGAAAMLLVIEPWVGLACFAALLLCIILLPRFARRNEQLHERLNNRLEKEIGLVEKVGAQTLRRHYQLLSRLRIWLSDREAVAYLFLGALAALLFIVAISQLALSPAVKAGHVYAVMTYLWTFASSLDEAPGMVDQLARLKDIGKRVDPGLGN is encoded by the coding sequence ATGCCATCCACAACGCCACAGATCCTGATCGAAGAAAGCAAGAAAATCGGCCAGCAATCGGCCAGCCAAACCCTCAAGGCAATCGCCAAGGCTTATCCCGGCAAGCTGTTCTGCACGCTGTCGTTGGTTGCGCTGGAGAACGCGTTGCTGCTGGCCTATCCCCTGTTTGCCGGTTTCGCCGTGGACTCGATCCTGCGCGGCGATGCCAGCAGTGCGCTGTTCTATGCGGCCGTGGTGATGGCGTTCTGGGTGGTCGGCGCCGCACGCCGGGCGTTGGATACCCGTACCTTCACGCGGATCTACGCCGATCTTGCCGTGCCTGTGATTCTCAACCAGCGTCTACAGAATCACAGCACGTCCAAGGCCGCCGCACGGGTGGTGCTGGCGCGGGACTTTGTCGACTTCTTCGAAAAGCATGTGCCGGTGATCGCAACAGCCTTGGTCTCCATCGTTGGCGCGGCCGCGATGTTATTGGTGATTGAACCTTGGGTGGGCCTGGCCTGCTTTGCGGCACTGCTGCTTTGCATCATCCTGCTACCGCGCTTTGCCCGCCGTAACGAGCAGTTGCACGAACGGTTGAATAACCGCCTGGAGAAAGAGATTGGCCTGGTGGAAAAGGTTGGCGCCCAGACGTTGCGACGCCATTACCAACTGCTGTCACGCCTGCGTATCTGGCTGTCGGACCGCGAAGCCGTCGCCTACCTGTTTCTCGGCGCGCTGGCAGCGCTACTGTTCATCGTAGCGATCAGCCAACTGGCCTTGTCGCCAGCGGTCAAGGCCGGCCATGTCTATGCGGTGATGACGTACCTGTGGACCTTCGCCAGCAGCCTCGACGAAGCGCCAGGGATGGTTGATCAACTGGCGCGGCTCAAGGACATCGGCAAACGGGTGGATCCGGGACTCGGGAATTGA
- a CDS encoding DUF484 family protein, with protein sequence MTDKPQAPAKQPEGSPCESLEAAAVAAYLEANPDFFVEHDELLPALRIPHQRGDTVSLVERQMKILRERNIEMRHRLSQLMDVARDNDRLFDKTRRLILALLDAASLEDLTIAVEDSLRQDFQVPFVSLILFSDNPMPVGRWVKGSEAQTAIGGLLSEGKTISGTLREHELDFLFGEDQRVQIGSTAVVALNHQGLHGVLAIASRDPQHYKSTVGTLFLTYIAEVLSRSLPRFTTALRAVR encoded by the coding sequence ATGACCGATAAGCCCCAGGCACCCGCCAAGCAGCCCGAAGGATCCCCTTGCGAAAGCCTGGAGGCAGCGGCCGTCGCCGCTTACCTGGAGGCTAACCCGGACTTCTTCGTCGAACACGACGAACTGCTGCCGGCCCTGCGCATCCCTCACCAGCGCGGCGATACCGTGTCGCTGGTGGAGCGGCAGATGAAGATCCTGCGCGAGCGCAATATCGAAATGCGCCATCGGCTCTCACAGTTGATGGACGTGGCCCGCGACAACGACCGCCTGTTCGACAAGACCCGCCGCCTGATCCTGGCACTGCTGGATGCCGCCAGCCTGGAAGACCTGACCATTGCCGTCGAAGACAGCCTGCGCCAGGACTTCCAGGTGCCGTTTGTCAGCCTGATCCTGTTCAGTGACAACCCGATGCCGGTCGGGCGCTGGGTCAAGGGCAGCGAAGCGCAGACCGCCATTGGCGGCCTGTTGTCGGAAGGCAAGACCATCAGCGGCACCCTGCGCGAGCATGAACTGGACTTCCTGTTTGGCGAGGACCAGCGCGTGCAGATCGGCTCGACTGCCGTGGTCGCCCTCAACCATCAAGGCCTGCATGGCGTCCTGGCCATTGCCAGCCGTGATCCGCAGCACTACAAGAGCACGGTAGGCACGCTGTTTTTGACCTACATTGCTGAAGTGTTGAGCCGCAGCCTGCCGCGCTTTACCACTGCCCTGCGCGCGGTGCGCTAG
- the xerC gene encoding tyrosine recombinase XerC, protein MERQLDAYCAHLRSERQVSPHTLEAYRRDLNKVLAFCQKHQISSWKALDIQGLRSLIARLHQQGQSSRSLARLLSAVRGLYHYLNREGLCDHDPANGLAPPKGERRLPKTLDADRTLQLLDGAVEDDFLAHRDQAILELFYSSGLRLSELTSLNLEQLDLADGLVQVHGKGSKTRVLPIGKKARDALLVWLPLRALSNPPDDAVFVSQQGRRLGPRAIQLRVKAAGERELGQNLHPHMLRHSFASHLLESSQDLRAVQELLGHSDIKTTQIYTHLDFQHLATVYDSAHPRAKRVKGGDS, encoded by the coding sequence ATGGAACGGCAACTGGACGCCTACTGCGCTCACCTGCGCAGCGAGCGCCAGGTGTCTCCCCATACGCTGGAAGCCTACCGACGGGACTTGAACAAGGTCCTGGCGTTCTGCCAGAAACACCAGATCAGCAGCTGGAAGGCCCTTGATATCCAGGGCCTGCGCAGCCTGATTGCACGCCTGCACCAGCAGGGCCAATCCTCCCGCAGCCTGGCGCGCCTGCTGTCGGCGGTACGTGGTCTGTATCACTACCTCAACCGCGAAGGCCTGTGCGATCACGACCCGGCCAACGGCCTGGCGCCGCCCAAGGGTGAGCGCCGCCTGCCCAAGACCCTGGATGCCGACCGCACCCTGCAATTGCTCGATGGCGCGGTCGAAGATGACTTCCTGGCGCACCGCGACCAGGCGATCCTGGAGCTGTTCTATTCCTCGGGCCTGCGCCTGTCGGAGCTGACCAGCCTCAACCTCGAGCAACTGGACCTGGCCGACGGCCTGGTGCAAGTGCATGGCAAAGGCAGCAAGACCCGCGTGCTGCCCATCGGCAAAAAGGCCCGCGACGCCCTGCTGGTGTGGCTGCCCCTGCGAGCCCTGAGCAATCCGCCGGACGACGCGGTGTTTGTCAGCCAGCAAGGCCGACGCCTCGGGCCACGGGCCATTCAGTTGCGGGTCAAGGCCGCCGGCGAGCGGGAGCTGGGGCAGAACCTGCATCCGCACATGCTCCGGCACTCCTTTGCCAGCCACCTGCTGGAATCGTCACAAGACTTGCGCGCCGTGCAGGAACTGCTCGGCCACTCGGATATCAAGACCACCCAGATCTACACCCACCTGGACTTCCAGCACCTGGCAACGGTGTACGACAGCGCCCATCCCAGGGCCAAACGTGTTAAAGGCGGCGACTCATGA
- a CDS encoding accessory factor UbiK family protein, producing MLAPKDLLDALSGHASRLFSGETPLPRNEIESQFKALLQSGFSKLDLVSREEFDSQMVVLARTRARLESLEAKVAELEARLNPPQE from the coding sequence ATGCTCGCGCCCAAAGACCTCCTCGACGCCCTGAGCGGCCACGCCTCTCGCCTGTTCAGCGGCGAAACCCCGCTGCCCCGCAATGAAATCGAAAGCCAGTTCAAGGCGCTGCTGCAAAGCGGGTTCAGCAAGCTGGACCTGGTCAGCCGTGAGGAGTTCGACAGCCAGATGGTAGTCCTGGCCCGCACCCGTGCGCGGCTGGAGAGCCTGGAGGCGAAGGTGGCGGAGTTGGAAGCGCGGCTGAATCCACCTCAGGAATAA
- a CDS encoding methyl-accepting chemotaxis protein: MSQPRARIASQLGIALAVILAVVISGSTVFALRSLDSANLLTREEHLASEARLLADQLNTFHSTLRESTQRLSGLFEKRFGAGLSVRPEQMVSVAGVQTPGLYLGTEVLNNNFDEVDEFKQMSGGVATVFVRSGEDFVRISTSLTKQDGNRAIGTVLDRQGPAYQRLLAGQSYIGRAVLFERSYMTQYSPVRDASGQVIAVLFIGFDYTDAQNAQFANLKRFRIGQTGSLALLDEQKHWLVPPAGVQALEQAVPVILELAQKPGQGRFWSDKGEDFYSVAVPFDGGPWSVVASMPKAEIRAVTWAVGIRLVIGSVLAMLLAVGAAVWLLRSKLQPLGDLVRQAEALGAGDLSARLNVSSHDEIGQLARSFNQMGEALSTMVSHIRKAAEEVNSRAQALSGLSGGAYEGMEQQSGEITSMAGAVEEFSATSLNIADNMGNTERMAQENAQQTRIGRNSMQEASSSLEHIATALNSTAKVINTLGQRSQEIGGIVGVITSIAEQTNLLALNAAIEAARAGEQGRGFAVVADEVRNLASRTRQATDEISGMIQSIQQETGNAISTMEQGNVLMQEGLSRNADVASALARIDEQSRSAGQQFAAITTATQEQSSTATLLSSNLQSIALANSEQREVVSNLAITARELETLAAGLRQEVDRFR; encoded by the coding sequence ATGTCTCAACCCCGCGCCCGCATCGCTTCGCAGCTGGGCATTGCCTTGGCGGTCATATTGGCTGTCGTGATCAGCGGCAGCACGGTATTTGCCCTGCGCTCCCTGGACTCGGCCAACCTGCTGACCCGTGAAGAACACCTGGCCAGCGAAGCGCGTTTGCTCGCCGACCAACTCAATACCTTCCACAGCACCCTGCGTGAGAGCACCCAGCGTTTGAGTGGGTTGTTTGAAAAGCGCTTCGGCGCCGGGTTGAGCGTACGTCCCGAGCAGATGGTGAGTGTGGCCGGGGTGCAGACCCCGGGCCTTTACCTGGGCACTGAAGTACTGAACAACAACTTCGACGAGGTCGATGAGTTCAAGCAGATGTCCGGCGGCGTGGCCACGGTGTTCGTGCGCAGCGGCGAAGACTTTGTCCGTATCAGCACCTCCCTGACCAAACAGGACGGCAACCGCGCCATCGGCACCGTGCTGGATCGCCAGGGGCCGGCCTACCAGCGCCTGCTCGCCGGGCAGAGCTACATCGGTCGCGCGGTGCTGTTCGAACGTTCCTACATGACCCAGTACAGCCCGGTACGTGATGCCAGCGGCCAGGTGATTGCGGTGTTGTTCATCGGTTTCGACTACACCGATGCGCAGAACGCCCAATTCGCCAACCTCAAGCGGTTCCGCATTGGCCAGACCGGCTCGCTGGCGCTGCTGGACGAGCAAAAACACTGGCTGGTGCCGCCTGCCGGCGTGCAGGCGTTGGAGCAGGCCGTTCCGGTGATCCTGGAGCTGGCGCAAAAGCCTGGCCAGGGGCGTTTCTGGAGTGACAAGGGCGAAGACTTCTACAGCGTTGCAGTGCCATTTGACGGCGGCCCGTGGTCGGTGGTGGCGAGCATGCCCAAGGCCGAGATCCGCGCGGTGACCTGGGCCGTGGGTATCCGCCTGGTGATCGGCAGCGTGCTGGCGATGCTGTTGGCGGTAGGCGCGGCGGTCTGGTTGCTACGCAGCAAATTGCAGCCCCTGGGCGACCTGGTGCGCCAGGCCGAAGCCCTGGGGGCCGGTGATTTGAGTGCGCGGCTGAATGTGTCCAGCCACGATGAAATCGGACAGCTGGCACGCAGCTTCAACCAGATGGGCGAGGCCTTGTCGACCATGGTCTCCCATATCCGCAAGGCGGCCGAAGAGGTCAACAGCCGCGCCCAGGCGCTGTCAGGTTTGTCGGGAGGCGCTTATGAGGGCATGGAGCAGCAATCCGGCGAGATCACCAGCATGGCCGGCGCGGTGGAAGAGTTCAGCGCCACTTCGCTGAACATTGCCGACAACATGGGCAATACCGAACGCATGGCCCAGGAAAATGCCCAGCAGACCCGCATTGGCCGCAACTCGATGCAGGAGGCGTCGTCGTCCCTGGAGCATATCGCCACGGCACTGAACAGCACGGCCAAGGTGATCAATACCCTGGGCCAACGTTCCCAGGAAATCGGCGGCATCGTCGGCGTGATTACCTCGATCGCCGAACAGACCAACCTGCTGGCACTCAACGCCGCCATCGAGGCGGCGCGGGCCGGGGAGCAGGGGCGTGGATTTGCCGTGGTCGCCGATGAGGTGCGCAACCTGGCCTCGCGTACCCGCCAGGCCACCGATGAGATTTCCGGGATGATCCAGAGCATCCAGCAGGAAACCGGCAATGCCATCAGCACCATGGAACAGGGCAATGTGCTGATGCAGGAAGGCTTGTCGCGCAACGCCGACGTGGCCTCGGCCCTGGCGCGCATCGACGAGCAAAGCCGCTCGGCGGGGCAGCAGTTTGCCGCGATTACCACAGCGACCCAGGAGCAAAGCAGCACCGCGACCTTGCTCAGCAGCAACCTGCAGAGCATTGCCCTGGCCAACAGTGAGCAGCGGGAAGTGGTCTCGAACCTGGCGATTACCGCCAGGGAGCTGGAGACGTTGGCGGCAGGGCTGCGGCAAGAGGTGGATCGGTTTCGGTAA
- a CDS encoding ammonium transporter, whose product MTLRKFAGLGALLSIVMPSLAMAADEVAAPVLNSGDTAWMLTATALVLFMTIPGLALFYGGMVRSKNILSVMMQCFAITGLISILWVVYGYSIAFDTTGMEQGVVNFNSFFGGMGKAFLAGVTPSSITGPAALFPEAVFITFQMTFAIITPALIVGAFAERMKFSAMLLFMAIWFTLVYAPIAHMVWSGNGGLMWDWGVLDFAGGTVVHINAGVAGLVACIVLGKRKGYPTTPMAPHNLGYTLIGAAMLWIGWFGFNAGSAAAANGTAGMAMLVTQIATAAAALGWMFAEWITHGKPSALGIASGVVAGLVAVTPAAGTVGPMGALVIGLASGVICFFCATSLKRKLGYDDSLDAFGVHGVGGIVGAILTGVFAAPILGGFGTVTDIAAQVWIQAKGVGFTVIYTGIVTYVILKVLDLTIGLRVTEEEEAVGLDLAEHNERGYNL is encoded by the coding sequence ATGACTCTGCGTAAATTCGCAGGGCTAGGAGCCCTGTTGTCCATCGTAATGCCCAGCCTGGCCATGGCGGCAGACGAAGTGGCGGCTCCAGTCCTCAATTCCGGCGACACTGCCTGGATGCTGACAGCCACCGCACTGGTGCTGTTCATGACCATCCCTGGCCTGGCGCTGTTCTACGGCGGCATGGTCCGCTCCAAAAACATTCTTTCTGTGATGATGCAGTGCTTCGCCATTACTGGTCTGATCAGCATCCTGTGGGTCGTCTACGGCTACAGCATCGCGTTCGACACCACGGGCATGGAACAGGGCGTCGTTAACTTCAACTCGTTCTTCGGCGGCATGGGCAAGGCGTTCCTGGCGGGTGTCACACCGTCCAGCATCACTGGGCCTGCGGCGCTGTTCCCGGAAGCGGTGTTCATCACCTTCCAGATGACCTTCGCGATCATCACCCCGGCGCTGATTGTCGGTGCGTTCGCCGAGCGCATGAAGTTCTCCGCCATGCTGCTGTTCATGGCCATCTGGTTCACCCTGGTCTATGCGCCGATCGCGCACATGGTCTGGAGCGGCAACGGCGGCCTGATGTGGGACTGGGGCGTGCTGGACTTCGCTGGCGGCACCGTGGTGCACATCAACGCCGGTGTGGCTGGCCTGGTGGCGTGCATCGTGCTCGGCAAGCGTAAAGGCTACCCGACCACCCCAATGGCCCCGCACAACCTGGGCTACACCCTGATCGGCGCGGCGATGCTGTGGATCGGCTGGTTCGGCTTCAACGCCGGCTCCGCTGCTGCGGCCAACGGCACGGCCGGCATGGCGATGCTGGTGACTCAGATCGCCACTGCTGCTGCGGCACTGGGCTGGATGTTCGCCGAGTGGATCACCCACGGCAAGCCAAGCGCCCTGGGCATTGCCTCGGGTGTGGTAGCCGGCCTGGTGGCCGTTACCCCGGCCGCCGGTACCGTGGGCCCGATGGGCGCCCTGGTGATCGGCCTGGCGTCTGGCGTGATCTGCTTCTTCTGCGCCACCAGCCTCAAGCGCAAGCTGGGCTACGATGACTCCCTGGATGCCTTCGGTGTGCACGGTGTGGGCGGGATTGTCGGGGCGATTCTCACCGGCGTATTCGCGGCGCCGATCCTGGGTGGCTTCGGCACCGTGACCGACATTGCCGCACAGGTCTGGATCCAGGCCAAGGGCGTAGGCTTTACCGTGATCTACACCGGTATCGTGACCTACGTGATTCTCAAGGTGCTGGACTTGACCATCGGCCTGCGTGTGACCGAAGAGGAAGAGGCCGTTGGCCTGGACCTGGCGGAGCACAACGAACGTGGCTACAACTTGTAA
- a CDS encoding TetR/AcrR family transcriptional regulator translates to MSRIDRKDQIIAAALELFRSKGFADVSTRDLAEHAGLSRSHVYHYFSDWKELRREAFVRFANEQLDEVRGPLADAPPLEALVGFLKGCLPCTADAGWALWLDAWDEAMHDAELAQAYLLVNAQWQAMLADVIEQGIAAGVFRCGSSSRAARQIFAVTMGYTDDLLLKPSVESAQVVLGEVMEVAGLLLDLPRDR, encoded by the coding sequence ATGTCGCGTATCGACCGTAAAGACCAGATCATCGCCGCTGCCCTGGAGCTGTTTCGCAGCAAGGGCTTTGCCGATGTCTCCACCCGCGATCTGGCGGAGCATGCGGGCTTGTCCCGCAGCCACGTGTATCACTACTTCAGCGACTGGAAAGAACTGCGCCGCGAAGCCTTTGTTCGCTTCGCCAATGAGCAGTTGGACGAAGTGCGCGGGCCATTGGCAGATGCGCCGCCGCTTGAGGCCTTGGTGGGTTTCCTCAAGGGTTGCCTGCCCTGTACCGCCGACGCCGGCTGGGCGCTCTGGCTGGATGCCTGGGATGAGGCGATGCATGACGCGGAACTGGCTCAGGCGTATCTGCTGGTCAATGCCCAGTGGCAAGCCATGCTTGCCGATGTGATCGAGCAGGGGATCGCTGCCGGGGTATTCCGCTGTGGCTCATCCAGCCGTGCGGCCCGCCAGATCTTTGCGGTGACGATGGGTTATACCGATGACCTGTTGCTCAAGCCCTCCGTCGAGTCGGCGCAAGTGGTACTGGGTGAGGTGATGGAAGTGGCGGGGCTGCTGCTGGATTTGCCCAGGGATCGCTAA
- the sutA gene encoding transcriptional regulator SutA, producing MSDDDLENDELEVGDEDDTEEGLEAVAEDVADDDGGDDAPVPAAKGKAKAAVSVDELPSVEAKNKERDALARAMEEFLAKGGKVQEVEANVVADPPKKPDNKYGSRPI from the coding sequence ATGAGCGACGATGATCTGGAAAACGACGAACTGGAAGTAGGTGACGAAGACGACACCGAAGAAGGCCTTGAAGCGGTAGCGGAAGACGTTGCTGACGATGACGGTGGCGATGATGCACCTGTTCCGGCCGCCAAAGGCAAGGCCAAGGCTGCTGTTTCGGTAGACGAACTGCCGAGCGTCGAGGCCAAGAACAAAGAGCGCGATGCGCTGGCCCGTGCGATGGAAGAGTTCCTCGCCAAAGGCGGTAAAGTGCAGGAAGTCGAGGCCAACGTGGTGGCAGATCCACCGAAGAAGCCGGATAACAAGTACGGCAGTCGGCCTATCTGA
- a CDS encoding YifB family Mg chelatase-like AAA ATPase, producing the protein MSLAIVHSRAQIGVEAPAVTVEVHMANGLPSLTLVGLPETAVKESKDRVRSAILNSALQYPARRITLNLAPADLPKDGGRFDLAIALGILAASVQVPALELDDVECLGELALSGEVRAVKGVLPAALAARKAGRSVIVPRANAEEACLASGLKVIAVDHLLQVVAHLNGRVPIEPYKSDGLLYLNKPYPDLSEVQGQLAAKRALLIAAAGAHNLLFSGPPGTGKTLLASRLPGLLPPLSEQEALEVAAIQSVVSLAPLSHWPHRPFRQPHHSASGPALVGGGSKPQPGEITLAHHGVLFLDELPEFDRKVLEVLREPLESGHIVISRARDRVSFPARFQLVAAMNPCPCGYMGEPSGRCRCTPEQIQRYRNKLSGPLLDRIDLHLTVARESTALNPAKQTGNDTASASTLVASARDRQQQRQGCANAFLDLTGLRRHCELSKADEGWLESACERLTLSLRAAHRLLKVARTLADLEQADAIARHHLAEALQYRPTAVT; encoded by the coding sequence ATGTCCCTCGCCATCGTCCACAGCCGCGCCCAGATCGGCGTCGAAGCCCCCGCCGTCACTGTCGAAGTGCATATGGCCAATGGCTTGCCGTCCCTGACCCTGGTGGGCCTGCCGGAGACCGCGGTCAAGGAGAGCAAGGACCGGGTGCGCAGCGCCATTCTCAACAGCGCGCTGCAATACCCCGCACGCCGTATCACCCTCAACCTGGCGCCCGCCGACCTGCCCAAGGACGGCGGGCGTTTTGATCTGGCGATTGCCCTGGGGATTCTCGCGGCCAGCGTGCAGGTACCGGCGCTGGAGTTGGATGACGTTGAATGCCTTGGCGAACTGGCCCTGTCTGGCGAAGTGCGTGCCGTCAAAGGGGTGTTGCCAGCCGCGCTGGCGGCACGCAAGGCCGGGCGCAGCGTGATCGTGCCCAGGGCCAATGCCGAGGAGGCGTGCCTGGCCTCCGGATTGAAGGTGATTGCAGTGGATCATCTGCTGCAAGTGGTGGCGCACCTGAATGGACGGGTGCCGATCGAGCCATACAAGTCCGACGGGCTGCTGTACCTGAACAAGCCTTACCCGGACCTGAGCGAGGTGCAGGGCCAACTTGCCGCCAAGCGCGCATTGCTGATTGCCGCAGCGGGTGCCCACAACCTGCTGTTCAGCGGGCCACCCGGCACCGGCAAGACCTTGCTCGCCAGCCGCCTGCCCGGCCTGCTGCCGCCCTTGAGCGAACAGGAAGCCCTGGAAGTGGCGGCCATTCAGTCGGTGGTCAGCCTCGCACCGTTGAGCCACTGGCCCCACCGGCCATTCCGTCAGCCGCACCATTCGGCGTCCGGGCCGGCGCTGGTGGGCGGCGGCTCGAAGCCACAACCTGGGGAAATCACCCTGGCCCATCACGGCGTGTTGTTTCTCGATGAACTGCCGGAATTTGATCGCAAGGTGCTGGAGGTGCTGCGCGAGCCATTGGAGTCCGGGCATATCGTGATTTCCCGGGCGCGCGACCGCGTGAGCTTCCCCGCACGTTTTCAACTGGTGGCAGCCATGAACCCTTGCCCCTGCGGCTATATGGGCGAACCCAGCGGGCGCTGTCGGTGTACGCCGGAACAGATCCAGCGCTACCGCAACAAGCTCTCGGGGCCGTTGCTGGATCGAATCGACCTGCACCTGACCGTTGCCCGGGAAAGCACCGCGCTGAACCCAGCCAAACAAACCGGCAATGACACTGCCAGCGCTTCAACCCTCGTCGCCAGCGCCAGGGATCGCCAACAACAACGCCAGGGCTGTGCAAATGCATTCCTCGACCTGACGGGTTTGCGGCGCCACTGCGAGCTATCGAAAGCCGATGAGGGTTGGCTGGAAAGCGCCTGTGAGCGCCTGACCCTGTCGTTGCGCGCAGCTCATCGGCTACTCAAGGTCGCGCGCACCCTGGCCGACCTGGAACAGGCAGACGCCATCGCTCGCCATCATCTGGCCGAAGCGTTGCAGTACCGGCCAACCGCCGTGACTTAG
- a CDS encoding HAD family hydrolase → MSIKLITFDLDDTLWDNVPVIISAEASMREWLATHASKVGDLPLEHFASLRQQVLQRHPELKHRISVLRQRVLMHAFEEAGYPQPQATEMADVCFEAFIHARHQLTVFPEAEPMLQALRQHFLLGVITNGNADVQRVGLADYFHFALRAEDIGIAKPDARLFQEALQRGGVDASAAVHIGDHPGDDIAGAQQAGLRAVWFNPTGKVWEGEALPDAQIRSLTELPELLHSWK, encoded by the coding sequence ATGAGCATCAAGCTAATCACCTTCGACCTGGACGACACCCTGTGGGACAACGTCCCCGTCATCATCAGCGCCGAAGCGTCGATGCGCGAATGGCTGGCGACCCATGCGTCCAAGGTCGGCGACCTGCCCCTGGAGCATTTCGCCAGCCTGCGCCAGCAGGTGCTGCAACGTCATCCCGAGCTCAAACACCGGATCAGTGTGCTGCGCCAGCGGGTGCTGATGCACGCCTTTGAAGAGGCCGGTTATCCACAGCCGCAAGCCACGGAGATGGCCGATGTGTGTTTTGAAGCGTTCATTCATGCGCGGCACCAGCTCACCGTCTTCCCCGAAGCCGAGCCGATGCTGCAAGCCCTGCGCCAGCACTTTCTGCTGGGGGTGATCACCAATGGCAATGCCGATGTGCAGCGCGTAGGCCTGGCGGATTACTTCCACTTTGCCCTGAGGGCCGAGGATATCGGCATCGCCAAGCCGGATGCGCGCTTGTTTCAAGAGGCGTTGCAGCGGGGCGGGGTGGATGCCAGTGCGGCGGTGCATATTGGCGATCACCCTGGCGATGACATCGCCGGGGCACAGCAGGCGGGGTTGCGAGCCGTGTGGTTCAACCCGACCGGCAAGGTTTGGGAAGGTGAGGCATTGCCGGATGCGCAGATTCGCAGCCTGACCGAGCTACCGGAGCTGCTCCACAGCTGGAAATAA
- the glnK gene encoding P-II family nitrogen regulator, whose product MKLVTAIIKPFKLDDVRESLSEIGVQGITVTEVKGFGRQKGHTELYRGAEYVVDFLPKVKIDVAIDDKDLDRVIEAITKAANTGKIGDGKIFVVNLEQAIRIRTGETDTDAI is encoded by the coding sequence ATGAAGCTAGTCACTGCCATCATCAAGCCGTTCAAGTTGGACGATGTACGCGAGTCACTGTCCGAGATCGGCGTGCAGGGCATTACCGTCACTGAGGTCAAAGGCTTCGGTCGGCAGAAGGGTCATACCGAGCTGTATCGCGGCGCGGAATACGTAGTCGATTTCCTGCCGAAGGTGAAGATTGATGTCGCCATTGACGACAAGGATCTTGATCGGGTTATCGAGGCGATAACCAAGGCAGCCAACACCGGCAAGATCGGTGACGGCAAGATCTTCGTGGTCAATCTGGAACAGGCTATTCGCATCCGTACCGGCGAAACCGATACCGACGCAATCTAA